In Vigna radiata var. radiata cultivar VC1973A chromosome 3, Vradiata_ver6, whole genome shotgun sequence, the following proteins share a genomic window:
- the LOC106757995 gene encoding uncharacterized protein LOC106757995 yields the protein MGSEGPTTPITTIHVTGFKKFHGVAENPTETIVNNLAEYMNKKGLPKGLVIGSCSILETAGQGALVSLYQRLQSAVISKDSESSNSNRTIWLHFGVNSGATRFAIENQAVNEANFRCPDEMGWKPQKVPIVPSDGGISRTRETSLPVVEITKALAEKGYEVMVSDDAGRFVCNYVYYHSLRFAEQNGIKSLFVHVPLFLIINEETQMKFVASLLEVLASKS from the exons ATGGGTTCTGAAGGTCCAACAACACCCATAACAACAATTCATGTGACAGGATTTAAGAAATTCCATGGAGTTGCTGAGAATCCGACCGAAACAATTGTCAATAATTTGGCAGAGTACATGAATAAGAAGGGTTTGCCAAAGGGTTTAGTTATTGGGAGCTGCAGCATTCTTGAAACTGCTGGTCAAGGAGCACTTGTTTCACTGTACCAGAGATTGCAATCCGCTGTTATTTCCAAGGATTCTGAATCTTCAAATTCCAATAGAACTATTTGG CTGCATTTTGGGGTTAACAGTGGTGCAACACGGTTTGCTATAGAGAACCAGGCAGTCAATGAGGCTAATTTTCGATGTCCGGATGAAATGGGTTGGAAGCCCCAG AAAGTCCCCATTGTTCCTTCGGACGGTGGAATTTCACGAACAAGGGAG ACTTCACTCCCTGTAGTGGAGATCACAAAAGCCTTGGCAGAAAAGGGGTACGAAGTTATGGTATCAGATGATGCAGGCAGGTTCGTGTGCAATTACGTTTACTATCACTCCCTTCGCTTTGCCGAGCAGAATGGAATCAAATCCCTTTTCGTGCACGTGCCACTCTTCCTCATAATAAATGAAGAGACTCAAATGAAATTCGTTGCTTCCTTGTTAGAGGTTCTTGCCTCTAAATCTTAG
- the LOC106757345 gene encoding uncharacterized protein LOC106757345 isoform X1 — protein sequence MVLVDYSKFMSDWILRQFFMRMEGERRKRKIENEEENEEQKIERFFALIKRTKDVRDRFYKETKQMDGEREKSIWNPKFEVEDFVDSGEKMPETGNVSGSHHHHDLAGPSHKELVHEKKEDLQDATRLVQAEEDNGEEKDKRIFGGYLMMMMMILTLYLLYIESKRRKKLPSLLISFFTRAQHLKLSCLVNCEHRFS from the exons ATGGTTCTTGTTGACTATAGCAAGTTCATGTCAGATTGG ATTTTGCGTCAATTTTTTATGCGCATGGAGggagaaagaaggaaaagaaaaatagaaaatgaagaagaaaatgaggaGCAGAAGATTGAAAGGTTCTTTGCCTTGATAAAGAGGACAAAAGATGTTCGCGATCGATTCTACAAGGAGACTAAGCAGATGGATGGAGAAAGGGAAAAGAGTATTTGGAACCCAAAGTTTGAAGTAGAAGACTTCGTTGATTCTGGAGAAAAAATGCCAGAGACTGGTAATGTTTCAGgttctcatcatcatcatgatctTGCAGGTCCTTCACACAAAGAGCTCGTACacgaaaagaaagaagatttgCAAGATGCAACACGATTGGTGCAGGCTGAGGAAGATAATGGTGAAGAGAAAGACAAAAGAA TTTTTGGTGGCtacttgatgatgatgatgatgattttgacaCTGTACTTGTTATACATTGAATCcaaaagaaggaagaagctACCATctttattaatatcttttttcaCAAGAGCTCAACATCTAAAGTTATCGTGCTTGGTAAATTGCGAACACAGATTTTCATGA
- the LOC106757867 gene encoding glucose-6-phosphate 1-dehydrogenase 4, chloroplastic — MSVSFSSTSLPFSESSFAFQRQPHLCSNPLTVASNNFHSVTCRGRLALNVGGTGLCRRFRGFKLWVLERLNFQFQSPKQPKNRIRIENNLENSGLSNEKGPVSDSSSILHAPDGMVTSMDYPSLLQTGLSATPMDVSGKPSLCISVIGATGELAKSKIFPALFALYYSGFLPENVGIFGYSRKDITDEDLRSIIASTLTCRVDHQENCADKLDAFLRRTYHINGGCDNKYGMSMLNARMEQIEGGSKTNRIFYLSVPQEAVLDVTACLSSSAQTQKGWNRIIFEKPFGFDALSSYRMTQYLLSNFEEKQIYRIDHLLGRNLIENLTVLRFSNLVFEPLWSRTYIDNVQVILSEDLTKHPGRYFSGYGIIRDIVHSHILQTIALLAMEPPVSLDGEDIRNEKVKVLRSIRKLEPKDVILGQYRASGGAKVDTCLNGLTPTYFAAALYIDNARWDGVPFFIKTGLGLIKHQMEIRIQFRNVPGNVYRECMGHNMDRAVNELILRDVPDEAILVRVNNKVPGLGLQLDSSELNLLYKDKYNMEVPDSYEQLLLDVIDGDNHLFMRSDELEAAWNILTPILNEIDKENISVELYEMGGRGPVGAYYLWAKHGVRWVED; from the exons ATGTCAGTGTCGTTCTCTTCAACTTCGCTTCCGTTCTCCGAATCTTCATTCGCATTCCAAAGACAACCACATCTTTGCTCTAATCCACTCACT GTTGCATCAAATAACTTCCACTCTGTAACTTGCAGAGGTCGTCTTGCACTGAATGTTGGAGGCACAGGCTTGTGTCGAAGATTTCGTGGCTTCAAACTATGGGTACTTGAGAGACTCAACTTTCAATTTCAGTCACCAAAGCAACCTAAGAATAGAATTCGCATCGAAAATAATTTGGAAAATTCGGGTTTATCAAATGAAAAGGGACCAGTTTCTGATTCATCCTCGATTCTCCATGCTCCTGATG GTATGGTCACTTCCATGGATTATCCTTCTTTGCTGCAGACGGGTTTGTCTGCTACTCCCATGGATGTTAGCGGGAAACCCTCACTTTGCATTTCTGTCATAGGAGCCACCGGTGAGCTGGCAAAGAGTAAGATTTTCCCTGCTTTATTTGCCCTCTACTACAGTGGCTTTCTTCCTGAG AATGTAGGCATTTTTGGGTATTCGAGGAAGGATATAACGGACGAAGACCTGCGATCTATTATAGCTTCAACATTAACATGCCGAGTTGATCATCA AGAGAATTGTGCGGACAAATTAGATGCTTTCCTTCGTAGAACATATCATATTAATGGAGGCTGTGACAATAAATATGGGATGTCCATGCTGAATGCCCGAATGGAGCAAATTGAG GGAGGATCCAAAACCAACAGGATATTCTACCTTTCTGTGCCACAAGAAGCAGTTTTAGATGTAACGGCTTGTCTTTCTAGCAGTGCTCAGACTCAAAAAGGATGGAATCGCATAATATTTGAGAAGCCATTTGGCTTTGATGCACTTTCTTCCTATAGGATGACACAATATCTTCTTTCAAACTTTGAGGAAAAGCAAATATATAG GATTGATCATCTTCTAGGAAGGAATCTCATTGAAAATCTCACAGTTTTAAGGTTTTCAAATCTAGTTTTTGAGCCACTTTGGAGTCGTACTTACATAGACAATGTTCAG GTCATTTTATCAGAGGACCTGACCAAGCATCCAGGAAG ATATTTCAGTGGCTATGGGATTATCCGTGATATTGTTCATAGTCACATTCTCCAAACAATTGCATTGCTTGCCATGGAACCACCAGTAAGCCTTGATGGAGAAGATATTCGAAATGAAAAG GTCAAGGTTTTGAGGTCTATTCGAAAATTGGAGCCTAAGGATGTCATTCTTGGGCAATATAGAGCAAGTGGTGGAGCCAAAGTTGATACATGCTTAAATGGTCTGACACCTACTTATTTTGCTGCTGCACTATACATTGACAATGCACGATGGGATGGTGTgccattttttataaaaacaggCTTGGGACTCATCAAACACCA AATGGAGATACGGATTCAATTTCGAAATGTTCCGGGTAATGTGTACCGTGAGTGCATGGGGCATAACATGGACCGTGCTGTGAATGAGCTCATTCTCCGTGATGTTCCTGATGAAGCTATCTTGGTGAGAGTTAACAACAAGGTTCCAGGACTAGGCTTGCAACTGGACTCTTCAGAACTAAATTTGCTTTACAAGGACAA GTACAACATGGAGGTTCCAGATTCGTATGAGCAACTTCTTCTTGATGTCATTGATGGGGACAACCATTTGTTCATGAGAAGTGATGAACTGGAAGCAGCATGGAACATTCTAACTCCAATTCTGAATGAGATAGACAAAGAAAACATATCAGTGGAGCTTTATGAGATGGGAGGTCGAGGTCCTGTTGGGGCATACTACCTTTGGGCAAAACATGGTGTCCGTTGGGTAGAGGATTAA
- the LOC106757345 gene encoding protein NIM1-INTERACTING 1 isoform X2 translates to MVLVDYSKFMSDWILRQFFMRMEGERRKRKIENEEENEEQKIERFFALIKRTKDVRDRFYKETKQMDGEREKSIWNPKFEVEDFVDSGEKMPETGNVSGSHHHHDLAGPSHKELVHEKKEDLQDATRLVQAEEDNGEEKDKRSEHLDLNLSL, encoded by the exons ATGGTTCTTGTTGACTATAGCAAGTTCATGTCAGATTGG ATTTTGCGTCAATTTTTTATGCGCATGGAGggagaaagaaggaaaagaaaaatagaaaatgaagaagaaaatgaggaGCAGAAGATTGAAAGGTTCTTTGCCTTGATAAAGAGGACAAAAGATGTTCGCGATCGATTCTACAAGGAGACTAAGCAGATGGATGGAGAAAGGGAAAAGAGTATTTGGAACCCAAAGTTTGAAGTAGAAGACTTCGTTGATTCTGGAGAAAAAATGCCAGAGACTGGTAATGTTTCAGgttctcatcatcatcatgatctTGCAGGTCCTTCACACAAAGAGCTCGTACacgaaaagaaagaagatttgCAAGATGCAACACGATTGGTGCAGGCTGAGGAAGATAATGGTGAAGAGAAAGACAAAAGAAGTGAGCATTTAGACTTAAATCTTtcgttataa